Within Anopheles ziemanni chromosome 2, idAnoZiCoDA_A2_x.2, whole genome shotgun sequence, the genomic segment acgaaaatgttTGGAATACCGTTCGAAGGTTCATATCCGCAAAGGGACATCCGGTGCGAACGGAATTATGGAGGACGTTGGAAAGGAAATATTTTCCTcttatttactttatttttacttatttatttacatcttGAGACGGGCCAAACTGAGGTCTgtcaatattattatttttattatattatcaTTGGggctaaaataaaataaaacgcttTTGTTCTTCGTGCTGTTAGCAAAGCATTCTAGcgcatttaatttgtttcagtCGTGAAGCATTTACTAAGAAAGCATACAAATAGGGGATTACACAAATgaacaattcaaaacaaaacatatacATACATCATCAAACGAACTAAAACATCAACAATCGAACTAAAAGATATCcgaaaccaaacacaaacactcgtGGGGaatatttcaacaaattgGTCTATTGACTGTAATGTAATTGTTATAGGAGAAACTGTCAAGACAATCACTGGTGGCTTTACATTAGGAAGCTCCGCGAGATCCTCACATTTTCTCTATCGACCAAGTTGGTGTATCAACACGGGagaattgaaaattgtttctgAAACGGCTGGTTAATCCGATGGCCACGCGGAAGCCGCAACAAACACTGTATGTGCACGGTCCTTTCGAAATCAACTGATTCTTCCAAAACCGATGCCCGAAACAACCGAACCGTTTGAGGATGTACGGAATTTTCCCTAAGTGTGTATTTTTGTGGCTGTGTTTGTGCACCATTGTTGAGGAAAGTCATGAAAAACGAGCAAGGTCGGTTAGGGTTGCTGTCCCCGGGAGGACAGCTCgagcgttttgttttcatgcgACGTTGACACACGCCAAATTCCACCCAGCTTTTCAAGCGGTCATGGATGCCGCTCGATGTTGTATTCGATTTTCGGTGGTGAACGGTTGCGAAAGAAGGCAGGATTTTTGTGACAACTTCGACACGATCAGCCCGATGGCGGTGGAGTGTTGGGCTACAGGAATCaacaaaaatcgaaaactaAGCAAACCAACACTCGTGACCGTATGACGTTGCCGACAGTCGTCACAAACCTCGTGTCGCAAAAATGTACCGGGACACCAAAACAGCACGATCGCGACAAATAATGGCAGAACATACTCGCCTTGTCGAGCGAGAGGGAGCAGGAAAAAAGctaatgataaataaaaaaagatgatCATTGCTATTATAATCCATTTTAGTTTCCCACCTGCCCACGGTATCCTTTCTGTTGTGATGTTCACTCAGTCTTCTTACCTAACAAGCATGTCTTACTGCCTTTTCTCGCAAAATTACCAACACGTTCTGCGATCAATTACGTCCGAAGAAGATCAATCGATTGTGCACTTCGTACCGATCATGGTCGtagtgaaaacaaaagcagTCTAACTCGTAAAAGGCGCCACTAGCAAGgattgttgtttgcaacacATTCTACACTTTCGCTGCCAACGATTATGGCGACAGTTTTGAGTCTCGTTTTGGGAGATTTCCCAACACGGCTGAAGCCAGAAAATGCACGGGGTGGTAAAGCATTTACTTTCGGTTCGATTATCGCTACGCTTCCTGGCAGCTTGTGCCAAATCTCAACCCAATATGGTGAGACAGAAAATTCTCATTTTTTTACTAATGACCGATTCTCTCAAAAGTACAAGAAATGTAATTCAATAGTACTGTCTCTAAATTCAACTTGGTTCTATTTTAAGAgtttaataattaatttgttGTTCAAAATCCTTTCCCCACATGGCATGCATTAACGATCATTCATTTTTCCTCGGGCTCAATATTTTATATGATCTTCATTTTACTTCCCTCCCCAGTGGGAGTGGGCGCTGTGTTTGGCTACATTCCTGAAAATCTCTTGTACCCTCCAAATGCTTCGACCACCTTTTCAACACGctgcaaatgaaaaattcccGCTCGCTTCGTTTTAATCacttgcaaacaaaacaacgcatAAACGAACGGCTTAAATTTATTAAGTCGCAAAACACCGTACTTTACGAGGAGTGGAGCCATGCGGCTGTAAAATTGAAACGCACCCCGGTCTTTTTGGGTAACCGTCGGGGCCGGAATGTTGCCCCATCGTTCCCGAAGGCCAAGGGTTCCGGTTGAACGATCGAGAagattgtcgtcgtcgtcgtcgtcgtaaacaaatgttttcttttttcaaacccACACCTGGACGAACCGCTTACCGTTGGTACAAGGCCGACAAAACTTTTGGAAAAAGTCTGTTCGGTTAGTTCTCAGCAATGACACAGTCTTCCTTTTCCTGTGTAAGCAGTTAGTATCTTAGGGATCGATTTTAAATCGTTCGCCGCATGATGTGTGGGATAAAAGAATCGAACATGATCGTGTTCCATCCGAACATGATCGTGCAGCCAAAAGATCCAGAAGAGATCGTCGCTTACATTTTGCAATAACgaaattgaatgaatgaaattgtGCAAGGGATGGTAGATTTTAGTGTCCGCTGACCGTCGGCAACTATTTTTAGTCCGTCAACAAGCTGACCATCGATTGCAGcgtgtttatttttggtcgACGACTAGACGAGCGGGAAAAGTAAAGGAGAAGTACAACAGGCAGGAATAGAATAATGGCTGAATAGATAAATGCAGCAAATGACTTATTAAACCAAACCGCGGAGAAAATAGATCAAAAAgccttttgaaaattgtagatgtaaaagaaaaaacttttaGACAATACCATGGGATACACTAACAATTTAACAATTATTTTGTAAAGAACAAAAAGGAATGAGAAACAATATGAAAAATGTTCGCTACAAGCAAAACTATGCAAGTTTCTTATCGCTATTATGCGGTCTTAAATTAGCATACATTTTCTAGCGTGATTCTGCactaatgaaacatttttaaacgaaCCCAACGACCAGAGGTAGCAGAGAACTATTTTATCGAACAAgtaaagtttattttaaaaagttagtaatgaaaataattttgaaaacgaTGAGTTTTTAGTACAAATAAGGTTTATGTATCTTTGTATATACCTTGGTTAGTTTGACAGTCTTAGCCAAGATCTATGGTAGAAGGAGGATAGTATATGCGGTAGACCAGAAAGAATAATTTTGACAGTACTGTCAGAAATTGTTTACTGTTTTGAAGTTCTTCACTTCTTCGAAGTCAGAAAAAAGTGCACTCGGTTTCgaatggtttttaatttttctgtaattttgAAGCATGTAGCATTATGTTTGGTATGCCTTATTGGCGATAAACTTAGTGATGCCGTGGAGAAACCACCACTTTTGCGTGCTTGTATCGACAACTGTACCCACGTCTTGATAGGGTTGATTGCATCCGAAATCTTCCTAAACGGTTCAACCTACAACACTGCAAAGCATGAATACCTTTTACTCCTTTGTGAAGCCGCCGTAGTTTCTTCACTCATAGATTTGGATCATTTCATTGAGGCTAGATCTTTCAGACTCCAGGTACAGTAAAATCCGATCGCCATTTGCATAATATTCATTGTATTAACATAATCTTGTGTGTTTCAGGATGCAACAAACCTCGATCGGCGACCATTCCTTCACAATTCGGTCTTTTGtatattgatttttttgttgttgatcaTCGTAAAACCATTCGGAACTAGCAATTTTCGTTTGTCTACTGCTGTTGCTTTTATAGCGTTCAGTACACACCACATGCGTGATGCAACAAGGAGAGGAATATGGATCAAAAGTCCGTTTCAAGACGATAGCAGCAGACCAATTCCATACGTAGGATACCTTGTATTTACAAACATCTTACCACACGTGATGACTATTCTAGTACGATCGCGACGCCTGGAGGCAGTGAAGGACCAATTTATGGAACTTGtttaaataaacacaataaaatTAACTTAATTTAACTAAAATAACAATAGAAAttctaaaaactgttttcattGCAAGCAAGGTGAATAGGCgtcaacaatttaatttatagaCCTTGGCTGAAAGAAATGTCAAACCTGTTTGACAGTCGTGATTCGcttttttgttgcaaaactTTATCAAAAACAGAAATCATCGAACGAACTAAAAAATATCACAAATCGGTGAAAATTTTCGTGTTTTCATTGTTACGGTGGAGTATATAGATAAGAGGTGGCACATAGATTGCTACGGTATTTGTGGTTGGCGAAGTTTGGTGGAAACAAATAACTCAGCATGTCTATAACGGAGAGAATTCGACAAAGCTATTGGTTCGAAAACATTTCAAGGAAAACCATTGTTGCTACATTGGTAGCATCGTTGCTGGTAGGATGATTGTTGGCGCAAGCTTCACTAATTAGATTTATACTAATACATATTTTCCATAATCTTCTATCGTAATGGCTGCCGTGTGGCGAACAGTTCTTTACAGGATGGTGGATTATCATCGACACGGCGTCGGTGTACCCGAGTGCGTTTAACTTTTCGTACTACATTTGTGGCATTCTTGCTACCATTAGCTTTATAATGGTGAATGCAATTTCTAACGAAATGGTGCGTATCATATGCGGGACTCTCCCTTTGATGTAAAGATCGGTACCCTAAtccgtttcattttcactcatTTTCGTAGCTTCACGGAAGCGCAGGTTTTACCGGGGGCATTCTTGGTGAAAGTGGCATCAAGGTGTTCCTGTTCGCTGGCTTCGTGCTTGGATTTACTGCCATCATAGCGGCCATATGGATCATGATTGCCGATTTCGCCGTCAACGAATCTCGAACCGACAAGTATCCCGGTTACGCACTGCTCATGCATAacgtatttattttcttctcgatGATCATCTACAAGTTCGGGCGTCATAGTGAATCTGATTATTTGGGTGGCTACTAAACACTACGCTTCACATTACGCCTACATACCAACCGCTTATCAACGTATCatagtttcattttaaaattttcacacTCATTCTTATCCTTATGTGATGTATTCCAAGAAATTGGTCCGAAATATCCAATCTACATCATGAAAGATAGATTCAACAGTTATCCTTATACTCAGTTTTTCAcataaaacaacatcctaGTAGAGAAAGAGAGCCAGGGCAGGTACTTCTTTGATGGCAAAAAAGTGAACAGCTTATCCATCGCTTTCGGGAACGCATATGAGAATACATAATTGAAAAACTAAGAAGTATATGAAAATATTAACCAGCGATCCAGAAGAATTAGatgtaaacaataaacaattaaCTTTTATTTATATACTCAAACATTGTTCTTTTGTTTACTGAGGAAATGATCAATAAATGGCGTCACGTAGGGAAGTAACTTGTTCGAATGGAAGGTATTAGTTTGTAATATTTACGTCTCCGTTCTGGTGCATGGCTGTCTATGTACGACCGGCGTCACCTCCGATCGGACAGTTGCCCTCGTTCTGCAGACACCATTTCGGCTGCAGACTGTTTGCCGCAATTCCTTCCTCTACCAAGCGCTCCCGGTGAACGAGCATTCGTGCTTCGGCTGCCTGCCAGCCGGTGCGTGGATTGCTCCAAAGCCGCTCAGCGTGGGCACTGAGTCGCGGCCAGAGACGATTATCCAGCGTGTAGCTGTCGGATTGTTCCGTCCACAAAGCAGCCTCACCACCGAGGATCTGCCGGGCGTACGGGCCACCAATGGCCATCAGATCGTTATTGTACACCTTCTGCCAGCCAATGTACGGGGCGCACCAATTGCTGCCGTCAGTAACCCATCCGGCGAACCCACAGTCCAGGTAGAGTGCGTCGTAGTTGGAAATTATAAGCCGATAGCCCTTTTGGAGCAGGTTCGTTACCTTGCTATCGTTTCCGGTCGTCCACACCTGGATGAGGTAGCGATCCTTGTCTAGATACTGCTCCAGATAGGGCGATTCCGTCAGCTTGCTCGTCCACATAAGAATGGGACGTTTCTCTCCACCCGCAGGCAGTGTGCTGTCCAGCCGGCGAAGTGCTTCCGTTTGGAAGTAGTTCCAGAGTTTCATAAAGTCAACCTCCTGAACGCCCCACTCTTGCTGTTTCATCCACGTTTTGATCGAATCCGTAGCGTTCCAGCAGCGAATCGACACTTCATCACCACCCATGTGGAACAGATCGGACCGATTAAACATGGCGTTCATCTCACGGTACACATCCTCCAGAATGTCGTACACGGCGTCCTTCGTTGGATCGAGCTGTCCACAGGGTGGTTCGACGCAATAGTTTTCCCACGGTTGATAGTTGAAGCAGCTGGTCACACCTAGCTTTTCCCATCCTTCACCCACGTGTGCCGGTGCATCCAGCTCGGGAATAATTCGTACACCACGCTCGAGTGCATATTGCACCAACGCACGTACATCCTCCGCCGTGTACACCTCCCTTTGGCTGTACGCACCGTACTTGTGTAGCGTGGGTCGGGACTTGATCACTAGTGGGAAACTTTGCGAGTCAGTGATATGCCAGTGGAATACGTTCAACTTTACCATAGCCATTCCATCGATCGTCCGCCGAAGGGATTCCAGATCGATAAAGTTACGGGACGTATCCAACGCCAATCCACGATGCGCATAAACGGGCGCATCGGAAAGACTCAGCGAGGCAACCATTTGTAATTCCGACCGAAGGTCATCGTACTGCACAAACTGCGCCAGCGTCTCCAGTCCGTGTCGGCCGCCAAAGAACGTTTTGGCGGTGATCGTGGCAAGAAGCTCTCCACTGCCTCGGGGCTTAACGGTGAGTTGATAGCTTTCGTCCGTACCATAGTTTAGCGTGAGCGAGTCGTCCTGGACTTCCAACTTTATGCGCACACTTCGGCCTCCCGTTTTCAACTGAACACcttgatattttttcttcaactgaTTCCGGAAACGCTCCTTGTTTGCCTCCCAAAGGGAAGCCAATTGGCGCAAGTCCTCGTCCCACTCGAACCATACCTGCTCTGGGTCGATGTGTGCGAGCTCGTTTCCTACCTCGATCGAACCGGTCGGTTGTGGCCACAGGAGACCCGTACCTGGGCCGCAGAATAGACGACAAGCCGGTAGACTGATGGCCCTGCCCAGCGGGTTCGATGCTTCTGAAATGGCCGTTTTTACACAACGATCATTGACGCACTGGTAGCTCCAAACTGGGTCGCTGTTAATACcaaaggaaagagaaaattgaaattaaaaaaggtgTCAAAGAGTACTTCGAGtcctttttcaaattttatcgTCTTTCCTTGTGGCCAACCTTTCGGATGCTTGTCCCACATTCGGTAACACCAAACAGACGGATACAATCACGGCAACAGCCACCAGGAGGCTCGCAATTAAAAACCATTTCTGTGTCCAAATCATATCTTCCCGATCGTACGTGGAATCGACACTATCTATCAGAGTACACTATCAGAGGTACTCATGGGGcacaaaatgcaaacaattgaATCCCTTGACGAATGGAGGCAACAGATGTTTGCCAAACACTTATTCTTATCTTTTACACACATGAACGGTACATGAAAACCCTATACTTTACAGTTTATAATCCCTCTAATCATATTATGTGGTTTGCTTGACCAAACGAGTTCAGTGGCGTTGGCTGAAAGAAGGAAACTACTTACCCATCAGTGTCGACTGCGATAGTGTAGTAGAACGTGCCCACCAGAATGGCTGCTAAGAACCATTTGCCATTCATATTTCCGATAAGAGTTGCAATCTACAAATAgaaggaaacgaacgaaagtGTATTTGAAGAAGTTATCAGCAGACGAGTGTCGGATATACTGGCAACAAATTAGCAAGCGTAGGCCTTGAAGTCGACTCGGAAAGGGGAGAACTACGGCGATACTTTCACTTCTGATACCACTCCCTCTTTTCGTGATTTACACTGGAATCTACCCTTCCTATGGTTTCTGTACCACAGCGGATCAGTAAAAACACAACTTACAAACACTGTACGATACCTGTACGAACTATCTTGCCACTGCAAATGGAGCGTATCGACAGAGCGagttttattgaaaatgttttctttttagttttactCCGTGTTGACCATCCTGCTTCTTTTGCGCTGGACTGCAAAGATGACCGGGCAATGTTcttatttcgatttttttttttgcgttctcCTGTCTTTCGGCATAAGCAAACCGGTTTTCTTCGCTCGGGGGCCAATGTCCTGTgaattttttaccatttttatgaACATGATCCCCATAACTTACATCAGAATCCAGAGGAAaaagcacaacaaaacaaacacccgttactttgtttttgtttatcaagGAAATCAGCTGAGATTGATGCACACAAGCAGGATCTTaaatcaaaaatcaaaactgaAAGGATAATTATTTGATTGTTacgatttaaaatttaaataatgtttcgATCTTGGGTTTATATGATGTTGTAGTGTTttatggatcgatgaagataaaaatatactggtttttaaattttgtaaaattggTTATTTCATGCACCATTTTTAAATGACGACCAAGGTGTTTCAAGCTCAATGTAAGGAATGTTGAGGACGATAAGGACCGGCAACACTGCTGTCAGGCTCTATctattttgtttacgtttgcaGAAAGTTTTGTGCAGGTTCCCAAGAAAATAAGTATTTTTACGTTTAAAATACTCCGGCAGTAGTGTGATTTCTCGTTTACTTTCCGAGTGAAGAGGAACAATAGCCATTAACCATGGATCCAGCACTTTTACGCGAGCGGGAAGCCTTCAAGCGGCGGGCGATGGCCACGCCAACGTAAGTCTTTGTAGACTGATATCGCATAAGGGGATGGAAGTACCTTAACTTTATTCTTGTTACAGCGTCGAGAAAAAGGCTAAAACGGAATCCTCGTTTGCCCCGCCAAAGGATGTTAAAAAATCGAGGCCGGTTAGCGCGGCACCGAAAATCGATGCCTCAAAGTAAGCAAATCAGGTTGGTTCCTTGGAGCCAGAGCGTTCTCTAATATGTTTGCCATTACCTACAGCTACAAAACTATGACCGGAAGCTCACAATACAGATTCGGTGTACTTGCCAAGATAGTGAAACATATGCGTACACGTCACCAAGAAGGAGATGACCATCCTTTGACGCTGGACGAAATCCTAGATGAAACTAATCAGCTGGACATAGGCTCTTCGGTGAAAGCGGTAAGTAACGGACAAACGTTTGGCCATGTTGAAGTTCTATTAACTAAACCggtctttttcccctttccaatCGATAGTGGCTTCAAGCAGAAGCACTACGGAACAACCCCAAAATAGAGCATACGCCAGACGGACGGTATCTGTTTAAATCGGTGTTCAAAATCAAGGACGGCAAAAGCCTGATGCGGTTGCTCAAGCAGCACGATCTCAAGGGTCTTGGCGGCGTGCTACTAGACGATGTTCAGGAGTCATTGCCCCATTGCGACAAAGTGCTCAAGAATCGTGCATCGGAAATCATTTTCATCACACGGCCGAACGATAAGAAGAAAATTCTCTTTTACAACGATCGCACGGCCAACTTCCAGGTAGATGAAGATTTCCAGAAGCTCTGGCGTTCGGTGACGGTCGACGCGATGGACGACGCGAAGATCGACGAGTATCTCGAAAAGCAGGGCATTCGTTCGATGCAGGACCATGGACCAAAGAAACCATTGCTGCCTAAGCGTAAGAAGCTGGCGAATAAGAAACGGCAGTTCAAGAAACCGCGTGACAACGAGCATTTGGCGGACGTGCTGGAAACCTACGAAGATAATACGCTGACGCAGTCGAACGCTGTGCAAGAGATAAAACAGAATAATTGATTCGTCCGTGCCCGTTGATTGTGATACACCAACTGTTGGCACAATATGCCTGGTATACTATGTAATATATTGAATAAATAACGACTTTTTACATTGTCATTTTTCCTCTAAAACCCTAGATTCGCTTTATAGAgcctttttaaatattaaaattaatttaattttattttattagcaATGATTCGATATTCGATGACCAATTTATAAATACCCCATTTGGTACGTAACTGCACGTGCCTCAATCTAGATTGAACTTCCGAAAGCTGCCGACCActtcagttaaaaaaaaaccagtttGGTAATTAACTGCACGCGTCCTAATCAAGATTCAACTTCCGAAAGCTGCCGACCACACCAGTATCGAGATCTGCTCGGTTACATGGATGGTGGGACGCTGTCGCACGTTTCTCGTCCACCTTCATAGCATCCAGCCCGACGATGATGTGCCTGTTGCGGTCAAGCATGTCCCGCAAGTTTTGTTTAAGCTTCGCTGCATCCTGTTTGCCACCGTATGCCGTCGGCAACATTGCCTTCAGATCGGTTTTCCGTACGAAGTCGTCCACCGAGGGGTAACACTGCGAAACAAATCGATATTGAGAGAGTGAGGGGGAACAGTTCAATGCCGTCCGGTTGGGGCTGGAAGCGTAAAGTTCTCAACCTTGAGGCGACTGCGCAGCTTCTCGCTGCAACAACTCATGACCCATTCTCCGACGGTTGCACCGAACAGCGGAAGGTTCATCACATGCACCTCCTTCATGCGAATCGGATGCGATTTTGTAACGCAATCTATGTAGTTCCTAATCTCGGTCAGAGACCACTGGGCGAAGGCCTTCATCGGCACATGCGAGTGGTCGGAGAACAGCACGAGTCCGCCAATACTGCACAGCGCATCTTCGAACAGACACTCGAATACCATCGTAAAGAAGCGTATCTGTCGAACCACGTCGTGCTGATCGATGTCCAGATTGGCGTATCGCATCAGGAACACGGTGCGACCTTTGTCGTCCCGACCCAGTGGTAGCAAAAATTCACTATCGATCACATCCTGCACCCATGGTTCCGAGGGGTCCAGGTTACCGTACCACGCCGGGAACCGTTGGCGCATTATCAGGAAACGTTCGAGCGTGTCGCAAGCGGCCACGTGGGAGAACTTGCGGACGCGCAAAAAGCGCAGCAAGAACGAGGCATCGGTGCGGGAGGCCAAGATGCTCGGGTTCTTAGCAATCCATTCGCGCATCTGGCGTAGGGCCTGTTCGACAATGGCCGGTTCCTCATGCAGTTCATCGCGAGCAATCTGTCGGTGCAGTGCTGAATCTACCGGACGGTACGAGTCGTACTCAACCGGACACTTGTTAACCTCTGGCGCACTAGGCATGGTAATCGCGGTATGCACTTCGAACGTACCGACGCCAACCGAATCAACTTTACGCAACGAGCTGCAATTAGCTACTGCAGCTCTGGCATCATGCGAATTACTTAGACGGCCCAGCTGGTTGCTGCGTAGTTTTAACGCCATGCAAGAAAATTGATCGTTCTAGATCGTCAGCTCTGCAATTGCTTCGAGATCTCTCTGGAATTACAGACAGATTTTAATATTTGACTTCTGCTACTTACAATAATCCATGTTCAGCAACAACAACTCGTCGACTTAATGTtaatggaaaacataaaacacccCGCCAAGACAATTAACAGATTTCCATGCATGTTATATCAAAAGAGCTTCTGTTAGCTGTAGATAACTGTCTCAAGAACAtacattgaaaaattaaataataatgaaaaaaaattaatgtttttgtttgctttggatGCCTTTTCAGTTAGGGACATGTAGTGTAGTATGTTTTATGACATGTAGTGTAATGTTTTATAAACAtaattaatgttttgtttgaatgcatttttatttacatttattctTCAAGCTCGCTAAACGCCGGTCACAGAATTGTTCTCAGAATGGTTTTTATCGTTCAAATTTAGCAGACTTTTTCCATGCAGTTCCAAAACAGTTTACCAACCTTCTTGAAAACCGAtcaatttatttccaaacGCTTGAAAATAGCTCCGGCCGCTACTGCATCCGGTTCTGCCCCCATCTTGTTCCAAACGGATGCATAATAGTCGATGTCAATTTCCATCTGGTCGAGCCCCAGAGTGATTTCACGCTGCTCCTCCACGCGCTTCCGGAAGGCTCGGTTCAACGCGTGCAAATCCTGCGTGCCACCATATTCCTTCGGTTTCATGTTCGGCTCAAATTGCTGACCGAATTCGGTGATGGAGGACAGGCACTGcaaataaaggaaaataaaatggtcATATTAAATGAGACCGTTGCTAAAACGAAGCTCCTGTGCATCGCCTACGGTGATTTTCTCCCGCATTTTGGGATTCGCAAATGAGACAAACGTGTCCATCGTTGGTTCGCCAAATTTGGGCAGTTTCGCCGAAAAGATATCACCGTAGCGCAGCGGGTACGTGTGACCGAACGCATCCATCATGATTCTCAGATCGGTTGTGTTCCACTTCTCCAGGTTGTTCACGGAGATGCCTTGCCAATCCATAAACACCTGGCAGCCTCCGATCTGCGTTTCTTCCCACTCGAGCAGCGTCTCCATAACGATGGCCATGTACTTGCCATCTTCGAAGGGCTGATGCTTCTGATCGTGATAGCGGGCAAATCGACACAGTCCCACCATGCGACCGGCACTATCAAATCCGAGCACACTGAAAGGTACATTGTCGAATATTTCCATCATGGTCGGATCGTTGCTGTCGAGGTGCTTAAACCAGCTGGGATACAGCTCGCGCACAACCAAGTATCGCTCGAGCGCTTCACAGGCCATCGGGACGGAGAACCTCCGAAAGCGAAGGAATCTCAGCAGGAACTTGGCGTCCGTTCGACACTTCCGGATGTGCGGATTGTTCACGATCCATTGCCGCATTTCGGTCAATGATTGCTCCCGAACCAAGTCATCTTCACCGAGTTCTTCCATAGCAATTCGACGATACAACTCCGGTAGCTCAAACTTGTACCCATCGTAGACCGAAGGGTTCTTTTCCACGGAATATGGAGAGAAGCACGGAGCCATGCTAATCAAATGGTTTTATTACATCCAGTGCGCCAATGCGACTGATCAGAGTCGCTGTTTTCGAACTTGACTTGACCGTAGCCTTACTGTGGccaatttattatcattttcggTGAAATTTTGACCTGCGGCTCTACTTCACCTTTTCCAAGATAATGCCATCACCAGAGATGCACTTGTAAATGATCgattttgattctttttttatattttaagaaCAGATTTCACTTGCACTTTCTTATCGGTCAGTGTTCGGACCAGCAATGTAACATGACGAAAATAAAGACGGATGTTGCAAAATAGATTTCAGACAGTTCGGATTCAAACCGTTTCAAATTATCGTTCGAGGCTAAGGATTAAACAATCTCATTAAGAAATATTATAAGCATTTTATCAGCTATAATTTTACGATTGACGCAAAAAGACGAAAATGAACAACTCATGGATATATGGTGTTTGGGTAATTTATTTCGAATAGCTTTCAACTGAAACTGTTCACTgttcacattcaaacaacacaagTTATTCGATGTTCAACGGGTTAAATACCACACTAGCCTCCTCCACGGACAACGGCTCTTTCTCCTCCCAGACAGATGCGTAGTGCTCGACATCAATTTCCATTTGATCGAGTCCCAGGGTGATCTCTCGTTGTTCCTCGATTCGCTTGCGGAAAGCTTGGTTCAGCTGACTCAAATCAACTGCGCCACCGTATTCCTTCGGCTTCATCGTAGGCTCGATGTACTTCTCAAGCCCGGTCACCGATGAATGGCACTGAAACAGAAAGACGGTTCCGTTGTAGACCAAGTTTAGGTTTTTAGGTTAGCATAGGTTTTAACGAAACTATGTTTACCTTTATTTTGTCCCGCATCTTAGGATTACCAAAGGTGAGAAGCGTTTCGGCTGCTGGAACTCCAAACTTCGGCAACCCGAAGGCATGAATTTCACCGTAGCGCAATGGGTACGAACAGCTGCAGAGGTCCATTACAAGTTTAAGCTCCGAAGAGCTCCATTTTTCGAAACTG encodes:
- the LOC131294499 gene encoding clavesin-2-like, producing MPSAPEVNKCPVEYDSYRPVDSALHRQIARDELHEEPAIVEQALRQMREWIAKNPSILASRTDASFLLRFLRVRKFSHVAACDTLERFLIMRQRFPAWYGNLDPSEPWVQDVIDSEFLLPLGRDDKGRTVFLMRYANLDIDQHDVVRQIRFFTMVFECLFEDALCSIGGLVLFSDHSHVPMKAFAQWSLTEIRNYIDCVTKSHPIRMKEVHVMNLPLFGATVGEWVMSCCSEKLRSRLKCYPSVDDFVRKTDLKAMLPTAYGGKQDAAKLKQNLRDMLDRNRHIIVGLDAMKVDEKRATASHHPCNRADLDTGVVGSFRKLNLD
- the LOC131294500 gene encoding clavesin-1-like encodes the protein MAPCFSPYSVEKNPSVYDGYKFELPELYRRIAMEELGEDDLVREQSLTEMRQWIVNNPHIRKCRTDAKFLLRFLRFRRFSVPMACEALERYLVVRELYPSWFKHLDSNDPTMMEIFDNVPFSVLGFDSAGRMVGLCRFARYHDQKHQPFEDGKYMAIVMETLLEWEETQIGGCQVFMDWQGISVNNLEKWNTTDLRIMMDAFGHTYPLRYGDIFSAKLPKFGEPTMDTFVSFANPKMREKITCLSSITEFGQQFEPNMKPKEYGGTQDLHALNRAFRKRVEEQREITLGLDQMEIDIDYYASVWNKMGAEPDAVAAGAIFKRLEIN